A window of the Natronorubrum daqingense genome harbors these coding sequences:
- a CDS encoding Cdc6/Cdc18 family protein, which translates to MITDYAVLQTDVQPDREIIMQRDGQIDHLTSVLEPITHGVAPNGAFVHGPPGAGKTCAVRSVCSELERVVYLDCLGSHSRRSVLNRVLEGLGEGATLERRSIATDDLSSLVRQAIEKPTVVVLDEADQIDELRVLHELYGIPDLTLVLISNESWREFDLREVESHPRLDSRIRALEEIPFSAYSDTELVSILEKRVSVGVEPGVVMGSELEYIARLAENDARVAIAHLYHSVRAADRGGRDRVTRALIDRSKSDATRDIIRSRLSALSREQRVSLEALAEIAPATSGEMFHAYAECSESAVRKRTLRGWLPKFKNYELVDVEGPEHEPRYSVREVVLEELGVVARG; encoded by the coding sequence ATGATTACCGATTACGCCGTCCTCCAAACCGACGTCCAGCCCGACAGAGAGATTATTATGCAACGGGACGGCCAAATCGATCATCTAACCTCCGTTCTCGAGCCGATCACCCACGGCGTCGCCCCCAACGGTGCGTTCGTCCACGGGCCACCGGGAGCGGGCAAAACGTGTGCCGTCCGCTCTGTCTGTTCCGAGCTCGAGCGCGTCGTCTATCTCGATTGTCTGGGGTCGCACTCGCGCCGCTCAGTTCTGAATCGCGTCCTCGAAGGGTTGGGAGAGGGCGCGACACTCGAGCGGCGCTCGATCGCGACCGACGACCTCTCCTCACTCGTCCGGCAGGCCATCGAAAAGCCGACCGTCGTCGTTCTCGATGAAGCCGACCAGATCGACGAGTTGCGTGTGCTCCACGAACTGTACGGCATCCCGGACCTGACGCTCGTGTTGATTTCGAACGAGTCCTGGCGCGAGTTCGATTTGCGAGAGGTCGAGTCCCACCCGCGTCTCGATTCGCGTATTCGGGCGCTCGAGGAGATACCGTTTTCTGCGTATTCCGATACGGAGCTCGTCTCGATTCTCGAGAAACGGGTGAGCGTCGGCGTCGAGCCCGGTGTGGTCATGGGCTCGGAGTTGGAGTACATCGCGCGACTCGCCGAGAATGATGCTCGAGTCGCGATTGCCCACTTGTATCATAGCGTTCGCGCGGCCGATCGGGGAGGCAGAGACCGAGTTACGCGTGCGCTGATTGATCGATCGAAGTCCGATGCCACTCGGGATATCATCCGGTCGCGGTTATCGGCACTCTCGAGAGAGCAACGCGTCTCACTCGAGGCGCTCGCCGAGATCGCGCCCGCGACCAGTGGAGAGATGTTCCACGCCTACGCTGAGTGTTCGGAGTCGGCTGTTCGAAAGCGGACGCTTCGGGGGTGGCTGCCGAAATTCAAGAACTACGAGTTGGTGGACGTGGAGGGGCCAGAGCACGAGCCCCGGTACAGTGTTCGCGAGGTCGTGCTCGAGGAGTTGGGAGTTGTGGCACGAGGATAG
- a CDS encoding MarR family transcriptional regulator, protein MTENGAIERGRKYGHVLTAIASAETPPTRSELALETHRSKSQLRRILTKLHEEDCIEPVPDDDDQRRVRYTLAYEVQ, encoded by the coding sequence ATGACTGAGAACGGAGCTATCGAACGCGGGCGCAAATACGGCCACGTCCTGACGGCGATCGCGTCGGCCGAGACGCCACCAACGCGCTCGGAGTTAGCACTCGAGACACATCGATCGAAGTCACAACTCAGACGCATCCTCACGAAGCTTCACGAGGAGGACTGCATCGAACCCGTCCCGGATGATGACGACCAGCGACGAGTGCGCTACACACTCGCCTACGAGGTCCAATGA
- a CDS encoding helix-turn-helix domain-containing protein, translating into MSPERRRDQDSGRYGSEYSSNQYLEAVRRLEPTTTGEVAEELECHRNTARRNLEKLAERGELEQSKRSGAFLWQTI; encoded by the coding sequence ATGTCACCAGAGCGCCGACGGGATCAGGACAGCGGCCGGTACGGGTCCGAGTATTCTTCAAATCAATACCTCGAGGCCGTTCGGCGGCTCGAACCAACGACGACAGGCGAAGTGGCAGAGGAACTCGAGTGTCACAGGAATACTGCCCGTCGAAATCTCGAAAAACTCGCGGAACGGGGTGAACTTGAGCAGTCGAAACGAAGCGGAGCGTTCCTCTGGCAGACGATTTGA
- a CDS encoding helix-turn-helix domain-containing protein, translating into MSHKPGQKVTDSRILERVRECYANDETLPAGGVTAATVAEELPIVAMTTKRRLRALAEQGDLERDWGLTPHGKQLAYAPVENTETDQRLVADGGSNR; encoded by the coding sequence ATGAGCCACAAACCTGGCCAAAAAGTCACGGACTCGAGAATCCTCGAGCGCGTTCGCGAGTGCTACGCGAACGACGAGACACTCCCGGCGGGCGGCGTCACGGCAGCGACGGTCGCCGAAGAACTGCCGATCGTCGCGATGACGACCAAACGCCGACTCCGTGCACTCGCAGAACAGGGCGACCTCGAGCGCGACTGGGGGCTGACGCCACACGGCAAGCAACTCGCGTACGCGCCCGTCGAGAACACCGAAACCGACCAGCGGCTCGTGGCTGATGGAGGATCGAACCGATGA
- a CDS encoding DUF7563 family protein produces the protein MSTKRPSWTPTQMTSNNECQNCGAHVTPQTARGYGDENDDLWHCPNCPEIAIRDMRQGAGKNPDYDPAIDRGDTSDHHPIFPQRGENR, from the coding sequence ATGAGCACCAAACGCCCGAGTTGGACGCCGACACAGATGACCTCGAACAACGAGTGCCAGAACTGCGGGGCACACGTCACGCCCCAGACGGCACGCGGTTACGGCGACGAGAATGACGACCTCTGGCACTGCCCGAACTGTCCCGAGATCGCAATCCGAGATATGCGACAGGGGGCGGGCAAAAACCCCGACTACGACCCGGCTATCGACCGCGGCGACACCTCAGACCATCACCCAATCTTTCCACAGCGAGGAGAGAATCGATGA
- a CDS encoding DNA cytosine methyltransferase has product MTDKLVAVDLFAGAGGLSTGLAKAILDTHAETIARETGLEADQITLDNDRVHWWIGENVELHAVNHWEHAIETHEQNHPWAEHYHAKIEELHPPDVVEPGDVDLLVGGPSCTHYSRARGGKPVSEQKRASGWHVLHWVELLQPEHLVLENVPEFRDWGPIVDGQPTRDGSIFRRWVGMLEALGYSVLYDDVDEAYGSVLNAADFGEAQSRTRLFILASQSIRPTAPESTHSDADSDKPDRRTAADIIDWSDLGSSLWTRDLENPRVQPLAKSTMSRIAEGIRRHCDDRLAALADALEQIGKDELRELRENVVPAEHAATVADAIDHPFLVRVPSGRTALTTPEAFCLRQQSGGVPAPTNGPLPTVAKKGAIGMATAQTRSLVMPRNGPRRGIHSNPLYDPADRPLHTVTAKNTDGYLVSPSILHYSHGGSLRDIDDPMPTIATEKGGAFALSNPIVAPFLDEHYGKGRPQPIDSPLPTVTKKERFALCVPEVFPYGLDVRYRMLEPHELKQAQGFPESYELAGGTKKSVTAQIGNAVPVNLARALCRHLLVDETPSLSQFGGGVTADPATNVPAYSEVIESDD; this is encoded by the coding sequence ATGACCGACAAACTCGTCGCAGTCGACCTGTTTGCAGGCGCGGGCGGCCTCTCGACGGGACTCGCGAAAGCAATTCTCGACACGCACGCAGAGACGATCGCCCGCGAGACCGGGCTCGAGGCCGACCAGATCACGCTCGATAACGACCGCGTACACTGGTGGATCGGGGAGAACGTCGAGTTACACGCGGTCAATCACTGGGAACACGCGATCGAGACCCACGAGCAAAATCATCCGTGGGCCGAACACTACCACGCGAAAATCGAAGAACTCCACCCACCGGACGTCGTCGAACCGGGCGACGTCGATCTTCTGGTCGGCGGCCCTTCGTGTACGCACTACAGCCGGGCTCGGGGTGGAAAACCCGTGAGCGAACAGAAACGAGCGAGCGGCTGGCACGTTCTGCACTGGGTCGAACTACTCCAGCCCGAACACCTGGTCCTCGAGAACGTCCCCGAGTTTCGCGATTGGGGGCCGATTGTCGACGGACAACCCACTCGCGACGGATCGATCTTCCGACGCTGGGTCGGCATGCTCGAGGCACTCGGCTACTCGGTGCTGTACGACGACGTCGACGAGGCTTACGGGTCCGTCCTGAACGCCGCGGATTTCGGAGAAGCCCAATCTCGAACGCGGCTGTTCATCCTGGCCTCACAATCGATTCGACCGACCGCGCCGGAATCGACTCACTCCGACGCCGATTCGGACAAACCCGACCGCCGGACGGCCGCGGACATCATCGATTGGTCGGACCTCGGTTCGAGTCTGTGGACGCGCGACCTCGAGAACCCACGTGTCCAACCGCTCGCGAAGAGCACGATGTCTCGAATTGCAGAGGGTATTCGTCGTCACTGCGACGACCGACTCGCAGCGCTGGCAGACGCCCTCGAGCAGATCGGCAAGGACGAACTCCGCGAGCTTCGCGAGAACGTCGTCCCGGCCGAACACGCGGCAACCGTCGCCGACGCTATCGATCATCCGTTCCTCGTGCGCGTACCGAGTGGCCGAACGGCCCTCACGACGCCCGAAGCGTTCTGCCTCCGGCAGCAATCGGGCGGCGTCCCGGCACCGACAAACGGCCCGCTCCCAACGGTCGCGAAGAAAGGAGCGATCGGCATGGCGACCGCCCAAACTCGGTCGCTCGTGATGCCGCGCAACGGCCCGCGTCGCGGGATTCATTCGAACCCGCTGTACGACCCGGCGGATCGACCACTACACACGGTCACAGCGAAGAACACGGACGGCTACCTCGTTTCGCCGTCGATCCTGCACTACTCACACGGCGGCTCGCTGCGGGATATTGACGACCCGATGCCGACGATCGCGACCGAGAAAGGTGGCGCGTTCGCACTTTCGAATCCGATCGTTGCACCGTTCCTCGATGAGCACTACGGCAAGGGGCGACCACAGCCGATCGACTCTCCGCTCCCGACCGTCACCAAGAAAGAACGCTTCGCGCTGTGCGTGCCCGAAGTGTTCCCGTACGGCCTCGACGTCCGCTATCGGATGCTCGAGCCACACGAACTCAAGCAGGCTCAGGGCTTCCCCGAGAGCTACGAGCTGGCCGGCGGGACGAAAAAGAGCGTCACGGCACAGATCGGAAACGCCGTGCCCGTAAACCTCGCGCGGGCACTCTGTCGTCACCTGCTCGTCGATGAAACGCCGAGCCTATCGCAGTTCGGCGGCGGTGTCACAGCCGACCCAGCGACGAACGTCCCAGCGTATTCGGAGGTGATCGAGAGCGATGACTGA